From the Marinobacter sp. es.048 genome, the window TCCGGGAAGCTTATACGCGGGTTCCGTAGTAGCCAAAGGGCTGGCACAGTGTTGTTTAAAGCACCCGACAGGAGGCCAGATGACCTTCGAGCATATTGTTCAGATAAACGACCTGACCAAGCCAGAGCTACCGGTTCTGACCCGATTCCAGGTGTGGGAGGGGCTGGTGCTCAGGGCCCGACGCCCGGACAAGTTCCTCGTTGGTGTTGATGATTACGAGATTCTGGATCAGGGCCCGGCTTACCTGAAGCGTAGCCTTCAACTGCCGGGGCTGCAGGTGGTGGATGAAGTCACTTTCTGGCACGAGGCGAGGATAGAGTATCGGACTCAGCCAACGGCCACCCTTCCGGCCGCAACGCTTGTTATGGATATCGAGGAGCCTGAGCCGGCATCGCTGTTTGTCCGCTTCCGGTATGAAACTGCGAGCATCGAGAACCGCGGTGATTCAATGCCCTATGACCAGTACCTTGAACAAGCCTATGTCGCCACAGATATTGAGACGGTTCAGATCATTCGGCAGCTGGCGGACACGGGGGTGTTCTGATATCCGGTCCCTGGAAAAATTGGACAGGTTTGAATTGCGTAAAGAGGGAGAACTTGGTTGGCGACTATAAAACCCGGTGACCTGGGGATCAAAACCCGCCTGTTTCAGGTAATTTTTGAGTCAGATACCCGACTGGGCAAGGGTTTTGATATTTTTTTGGCGTTGCTGATATTCCTCAGTGTCGGGATCATTCTCCTGGACAGCGTGCCGGAATACCACGCTCGCTTCGGCAACCTCTTCTATGCGTTGGAATGGGGCATAACACTTCTGTTCACCCTTGAGTTGGCCCTGCGCATTTATTGCCTCGAGAAACCAAAGCTTTATCTCAAAAGTTTTTACGGCGTTATCGACGTTCTCGCTGTCTTGCCCACCTGGCTGGCGTTACTGTTTCCGGGCGCGCAGACTCTCGTGGTTGTGCGTCTTCTGCGGACCCTGCGTCTGTTCCGGGTGCTGGAAATGATGACGGTAGTGGGCGAGGGTCGCCTGCTTATGGATGCCCTGATTCGTAGCCGGCACCAGATCCTGCTTTTTCTGTTTACAGTGCTGATGCTGGTGACCATTTTCTCTTCTTTGCTTTATCTCATTGAGCCAGCCGAGGCGGGCTTCAGCAGCATACCCAAATCCATCTATTGGGGAATCGTGACACTGACGACAGTGGGGTATGGCGACATAACGCCGGTGACTGCCTGGGGACAGTTCATTTCCATGATGATCATGTTGACGGGCTACTCGATTATCGCGCTTCCCGTTGGCGTTTTTTCCGCGGAAGTGATTCGAGCCCTGCGTGCGGAACGCTACTCCGATGAGGCTTGCCCGGGATGTGGCAAACATCGACATGAAAAGGATGCGAGGTATTGTAAATACTGTGGCACCTGGCTCAATGAAGAGACACCCGACCCGGGTAGCTCCGGTTGATGTTTCCCGACCCAGATTGGAAAAGTCGGCGCCGCTCTATTGCGACGCATCAGGCTCGAACAATAGCTTGATATAATTTCGCAGCAGCATAAGTTGGTTGGGCAGAAGGGCCCGCTCGCCGGTTGCCCGGCCCAGAACTAGGCCGCCCTCAATGACCGTTGATACCATGTCAGCCAGCGCATCCGGGTCGACCTCGTCGCGGCGATCGCATGGTGGATACACTGAACTCGGGCGCATTGGCCCTGATGCTCTCGGTTGGCCACCGAACCGGTCTGTTTGACATTATGGCGGAGCTGCCAGCGGTAACCAGTACCGAGATTGCCGAGAAGGCCGGGCTCGAAGAGCGATACGTCAGGGAATGGCTCGGAG encodes:
- a CDS encoding ion transporter, whose translation is MATIKPGDLGIKTRLFQVIFESDTRLGKGFDIFLALLIFLSVGIILLDSVPEYHARFGNLFYALEWGITLLFTLELALRIYCLEKPKLYLKSFYGVIDVLAVLPTWLALLFPGAQTLVVVRLLRTLRLFRVLEMMTVVGEGRLLMDALIRSRHQILLFLFTVLMLVTIFSSLLYLIEPAEAGFSSIPKSIYWGIVTLTTVGYGDITPVTAWGQFISMMIMLTGYSIIALPVGVFSAEVIRALRAERYSDEACPGCGKHRHEKDARYCKYCGTWLNEETPDPGSSG
- a CDS encoding AtaL-like protein → MTFEHIVQINDLTKPELPVLTRFQVWEGLVLRARRPDKFLVGVDDYEILDQGPAYLKRSLQLPGLQVVDEVTFWHEARIEYRTQPTATLPAATLVMDIEEPEPASLFVRFRYETASIENRGDSMPYDQYLEQAYVATDIETVQIIRQLADTGVF